In Aminivibrio sp., the sequence TCCTGAGGCAAGGAATTCTTCTTCACTTCGATCTTGAACACCGTCTCTCCCGGAAAGGAAAGGTTGTACTGCTCCCGTGCGAGATGGGCCACTCCCTCGGGAGTGCTGTAAAAGGCCACCTTTTCCCGGAGTTCCTGAACCGACCGGCTCATGGAGACCAGCACCGCCATCCTTTCGTCCGCCAGCGCCGTGAGGCGGCCTATCTTCCGGAATTCAAGGAAGTAGGCCGTTCCCATGATCGCCGTAAAAAGGAAAACTGCGGCAGCCAGGAGTATCCACCTGAGCCGGAGCATATTACATCCTTTCCGGAGCCGCCACGCCAAGGAGACCGAGGACGGTCGAAATGACCGTTCCGGCGGCTTTCATCAGGAGCAGCCGGGCCTTCATGACCGACTCTTCCTCGCCGAGCACCCGGTTTGCGTTGTAGAAGGAGTGAAAGTCGCCTGCGAGGTCCGAGACGTAGTTCACCAGAATATGGGGGGCCAGGTCCTTCGATGCCTTTTCGACCTCCTTCGGGAAGTCGGCGAGCCGGGAGAGAAGCTTCTTTTCCTCATCGGATCCTAAGATCCCCTCCGGGATATCCGCTCCTGCAGGGACGGCGATCCCCCGGGCTTCGGCCTCGCGAAGAACGCTGCAGATCCTGGCGTGGGCGTACTGGACGTAATAGACCGGGTTGTCGTTGGAGGCCTGCTTCGCCAGTTCGAGGTCAAAGTCGAGATGGGAATCGCTCCGGCGCATGACGAAGAAGAACCGTGCGGCGTCCACGCCGACCTCGTCCATAACATCCCTGAGGGTGACGAACTCGCCGGAGCGGGTCGACATGGCCACCTGCCGGCCATCCCGCAGGAGGTTCACGAACTGGATGAGGAGGATGTCCAGGTCTTCGGGGTTTCTTCCGAGGGATTCCACCCCCGCCTTCATCCTGGGAACGTAACCGTGGTGGTCCGCCCCCCAGATGTCGATGACCCGGTCGAATCCCCGGTCGAACTTTTCCTTGTGGTAGGTGATGTCGGAGGCAAAGTAGGTGGGGACTCCGTTGCTCCGGATGAGCACCCGGTCCTTTTCGTCGGTGAAGTCGGTGGACTTGAACCAGAGGGCGCCGTCCCGCTCGAAGGCGAAGCCCCGGCTCTTCAGGGTTTCCATGGCAGATGGAACGAGATTCCGCTCATACAGGCTCTTCTCGGAAAACCACACGTCGAAGACCACCCCGAAGTCGGCGAGATCCTTCTTGATGGTGGCGAGGATCGTGTCGGCGGCGAAAGCCTTGAAGAAGGGAAGGCTCTCCTCCGGGGGAAGGGCGAGAAACCGGTCGCCTTCGCGCTCCCTGACCGCCCCGGCGATGTCGTAGATGTAGCCGCCCTTGTACCCGTCCGACGGGAAGGGGGCCTTCTCCGGACTGCCGGCGATCTCGAAGTAGCGTGACTGGGTGGAGCGGCCGAGGATATCCATCTGGAGCCCGGCGTCGTTGATGTAGTACTCCCGCTGCACATCCCAGCCCGTGAACTTCAGGATACTGGCGATGATGTCGCCCACGGCGGCGCCCCGTCCGTGCCCCACGTGAAGAGGGCCGGTAGGGTTGGCACTCACGAATTCGACCTGGACTCTTTTGCCTCCGCCGAGATTTGACGAACCATAGTCCTTTCCCCGGGCGAGAATCTCGGCAAGGGTCTCCCCCATCCACCCGGACGAGAGAAAAAAGTTGATAAACCCGGGTCCCGCCGTCTCGACCTTTTCCAGGTACGGGCCGGGGGAGAGCCGTGCCACTATTTTTTCGGCCAGAGCCAGGGGTTTTTCTCCGAAATGCCTGCTCATCTGCATGGCGCAGTTTGTGGAAAGATCCCCCTGGTTTTCCCGCTTCGGCTTCTCGAACACAATTTCGGGCAGTTCGGAGACGGAAATACCCTTTTCCGCCGCGACTTCCCGAAGGGCTCCTTCGACGATTCGCCGAAGGGTTGCCGTAACATCACCCATACACTGCCACCTCCACAAAATCTCTGAGACTATTTAACCCGCAGGGGAAGGGTTTTGGAAGCATAGGCCATCCATTGCTGAACCGATTCGGCCAGGCTCCTTCCGACGCTGTCGTTTATCTCGTCCGTGCTGAGAACGATTTTCGTCCCGGCGGACAGGGTGTTCCGCCGCCTGTTGTGGTACACTGATTCCTCGTATTTCACCCTGTCGAGCGTCCGGTTCACCGACACAGGCATCGTGACCATGTCCGCTTTCGGGGGCAGTTTCAGGGTGAAGCTCTGTTCCACCACGAAGGGGAAACGCATCCGGTATTCACCGGAGGATCGTCCCAGCTCGCCGAGCCACGGCGGCGTCGCCCCCGGGAAGGGGACGAGCATGGCCCCGCCGCTCACGATGGACTGCCTTGGTTCGGCGGGAAGGGTGATCTTCCATCCGTACTTGATGGGGGTGAAGGACGCACTCCCTGCCGGGAAGCGCATCCCCGGGAACAGTTCCGCCGCGAGGCGGTCTATGGAATGTTCGGTCGGCCTTCCCCCGGGGAAGAAAAATCCGACCCATCCGTTGCGGACAAAGATATCCGCCTTGCCCGAGGCAACCCCGTTCACGTCAAGATCGAGAACCCACTCCACGGAAAGGCGGTGCTCGGCGGCGGAGCTGCCGGAGACAGTCCGTCCCTCGAGGCCGCTGCCCGAGGCCGTATAGAGATGCTTGCCCCAGAGGGACGGCGGCGTCTCGCTGGGGCTGCTGCCCTGCTCCAGATCGCAGTAGAACGGGGAAATTCCGGAGATGTTGAGCTCCACCACGGGGCGGATCACCGCCGCTTCAGGCGCTGGAGAGGATGGGTCGAAAGGGTGGGCGGTCAGCCAGTGAATCCTGCTCTCCCAGCCGGCCTTCCGGATCCAGCGGTGCAGAAGAAGGACCTTCTCCCAGTCGGTCCAGGGCCCTTCGCCGGGGATGTCCGGCCGGACGAAAGAGGGAGGGAATCCCTGGGCGAACCCCGGCGCACGGTTCATCCATTCGATAAGCCCCTGTCCCGCCTTCAGCCCATTGGCCTGATCAAGAATATTCCGCACCGCCGCGGGGGGCTGGGGCACAAGAAGGCTCTCCAGGGAGCCCAGGTACCTCGCCAAGGCGTCCGTCCCCTTCCGGGTGCTGAAGGAGAGAAAGGCGCGGTCGTCGCTTTTGAGGGTTCTTCCGCTCCATGGGGGACTGTTCAGCACCTGCCAGGTGTACCGCTCTCCGCCGGCGGCCTTCTCCCTCCGGGGTTCGCCCGCTCCTTCGGAGACAACGGAAAGCTCCATTCCGGCGGGAACATTCACGGCGACCCTCTGCTCCCAGAGGGGCAGCGTCTCGTTGATCCACAGGAAATCCTCCACGGCGAACCGCTTCGGGAGGGCTTCCCGCAGGGAAAGAACGATGATGAACTCGTCCTCGATATCGGGAAAAAGAACCTCGGTGAAGGCGATGCCGTTCACCTGCCCCCTCCTCGGGGGAACAGGGCTGAGAATCCGTCCCGACCCGGGGTCGTAGAGCGCGGCGGAGAGAATCTCGGCGGTTCCTCCCTCGTGAACGGGAATGCTCCACCGGGTCCAGCGGTCGTCGATGCCGCGCCGGGCAAGAATGACCATGGTGGTCTTCCGGGTCATGGAGCCGTCGGCTCCGAGGGAATACTCCAAGTCCTTCAGCCAGATCACCCCATCGCTCCCGGGATAGTCGGAGAAGTGGGGGCATTCCTGAATCATCCTGGGGATATTCAGCGCAGGGCCGGCGCCATAGGCAACGGTCCCTCCCGCGAAGAAAAACGCCAAAAGAAGAGCCGCAATAAACGGGACAGCTCCCGGGCAGGCACTTCTGATCTTCATTGTCATGCTTCCATCCCCTTTCCCGCGCCCGGACCTACTTTCCGGCGCCGCAGCAATACTTGTATTTTTTTCCGCTGCCGCACGGGCAGGGATCGTTCCGTCCCACCTTGGGGCCTTTTCGCACCGGCTTCCGGGGCCCCTCTCCAG encodes:
- the argS gene encoding arginine--tRNA ligase, with amino-acid sequence MGDVTATLRRIVEGALREVAAEKGISVSELPEIVFEKPKRENQGDLSTNCAMQMSRHFGEKPLALAEKIVARLSPGPYLEKVETAGPGFINFFLSSGWMGETLAEILARGKDYGSSNLGGGKRVQVEFVSANPTGPLHVGHGRGAAVGDIIASILKFTGWDVQREYYINDAGLQMDILGRSTQSRYFEIAGSPEKAPFPSDGYKGGYIYDIAGAVREREGDRFLALPPEESLPFFKAFAADTILATIKKDLADFGVVFDVWFSEKSLYERNLVPSAMETLKSRGFAFERDGALWFKSTDFTDEKDRVLIRSNGVPTYFASDITYHKEKFDRGFDRVIDIWGADHHGYVPRMKAGVESLGRNPEDLDILLIQFVNLLRDGRQVAMSTRSGEFVTLRDVMDEVGVDAARFFFVMRRSDSHLDFDLELAKQASNDNPVYYVQYAHARICSVLREAEARGIAVPAGADIPEGILGSDEEKKLLSRLADFPKEVEKASKDLAPHILVNYVSDLAGDFHSFYNANRVLGEEESVMKARLLLMKAAGTVISTVLGLLGVAAPERM
- a CDS encoding septum formation initiator — translated: MLRLRWILLAAAVFLFTAIMGTAYFLEFRKIGRLTALADERMAVLVSMSRSVQELREKVAFYSTPEGVAHLAREQYNLSFPGETVFKIEVKKNSLPQEKR